In the genome of Christensenella timonensis, one region contains:
- a CDS encoding bifunctional folylpolyglutamate synthase/dihydrofolate synthase, whose protein sequence is MQYVHLAGTNAKGSTAQYIAGILSQGHTCGLFTSPHIISPCERMRIGGQDIPKQQYEEYMEKARGEKDAHLFSVWTNAALLWFRDNHVEYAVIETGLGGRLDPTNIVPSKMQVLTPISYDHMALLGDTLTKIAREKCGIIKPDSVVVSHPQEEEAMRVIRAACARQNARLIVLDAGGIHVHQSGVGGQAFDFTYEGKRYRDLFIHAASPMQVQNACVALIAAVELGIPEGEIREGLKETLIAARAQVCGDIVIDGAHNPAALRELSRTLHRYFAGRDTTVLAAVMRDKDIMAITREIATFADRVVCTCADKKRGLPAHELQPYFPCAQAVEDPRAAFLGARALAKQKGGILVVCGSFYLASCVLALLSQDA, encoded by the coding sequence ATGCAATATGTGCACCTTGCGGGGACGAACGCCAAGGGTTCCACAGCGCAGTATATTGCCGGGATATTGTCGCAAGGGCATACGTGCGGGCTGTTCACATCGCCGCATATCATCTCGCCGTGCGAGCGCATGCGCATCGGCGGACAGGACATCCCAAAACAGCAATATGAAGAATATATGGAAAAGGCAAGAGGTGAAAAGGATGCTCACCTCTTTTCCGTTTGGACGAACGCAGCCCTTTTGTGGTTTAGGGACAACCATGTCGAATATGCCGTGATCGAAACGGGGCTGGGCGGACGGCTCGACCCGACCAATATCGTCCCGTCGAAGATGCAGGTATTAACACCCATCAGCTACGACCATATGGCCTTGCTGGGAGACACGCTCACAAAGATCGCGCGGGAAAAATGCGGCATCATCAAGCCGGATTCCGTCGTGGTCTCCCATCCGCAGGAAGAGGAGGCCATGCGTGTCATCCGTGCGGCGTGCGCGCGGCAAAACGCACGGCTCATCGTGCTCGATGCAGGCGGGATACACGTACACCAAAGCGGGGTAGGGGGACAGGCGTTTGATTTTACCTATGAGGGCAAGCGTTACCGCGACCTCTTTATCCATGCCGCGTCGCCCATGCAGGTGCAAAACGCTTGTGTGGCGCTGATTGCGGCGGTAGAGCTCGGCATCCCGGAAGGCGAGATCAGGGAAGGGCTCAAAGAAACGCTCATAGCGGCGCGCGCGCAGGTGTGCGGGGACATCGTGATCGACGGGGCGCATAACCCGGCGGCCCTGCGCGAGCTGTCGCGTACGCTGCACAGGTATTTTGCAGGCAGGGACACCACCGTTTTGGCCGCGGTCATGCGCGACAAGGACATCATGGCAATCACGCGCGAAATTGCAACCTTTGCCGACCGCGTCGTCTGTACCTGCGCGGACAAAAAAAGAGGGCTGCCCGCCCATGAGCTGCAGCCGTATTTTCCGTGCGCACAGGCCGTCGAAGACCCGCGGGCCGCTTTTTTGGGGGCGCGTGCCCTTGCAAAACAAAAAGGAGGCATACTTGTGGTATGCGGCTCCTTTTACCTTGCATCCTGTGTATTGGCGTTGCTCAGCCAAGACGCGTAA
- a CDS encoding DUF4364 family protein, which yields MQVKPKQTVANNKLLLLYLLGKSDIALSELQIVRIMGELSFMTYFDLKECLFELSESAHIYSKATPQSVLYGITEKGANMLDVLQGDLRQSFRTSIDDYLKEHATELKMESQLVGELIKLSDGEYRVILKVLEDGRTIFELSCIVYSKEEAQRMIQNWRANAVSLYKEVITRLG from the coding sequence ATGCAGGTAAAGCCAAAACAGACGGTGGCGAACAACAAGCTGCTGCTGTTATACCTTTTGGGGAAAAGTGATATTGCTCTTTCGGAGCTGCAAATTGTGCGCATCATGGGCGAGCTTTCGTTCATGACTTATTTTGATTTGAAGGAATGCCTCTTCGAGCTTTCCGAGAGCGCCCACATCTATTCCAAAGCTACGCCGCAAAGCGTGCTTTACGGCATTACCGAAAAGGGCGCGAACATGCTTGACGTGCTCCAGGGCGACCTGCGCCAGTCCTTCCGTACCTCTATCGACGATTATTTAAAGGAACACGCTACCGAGCTCAAGATGGAATCCCAGCTTGTGGGCGAGCTCATCAAGCTGTCGGACGGGGAATACCGCGTGATCTTAAAGGTGTTGGAGGACGGCCGCACCATATTTGAGCTGAGCTGCATCGTTTACTCTAAGGAAGAAGCGCAGCGCATGATCCAAAACTGGCGCGCAAACGCGGTCTCGCTCTATAAGGAAGTCATTACGCGTCTTGGCTGA